A window of the Lactuca sativa cultivar Salinas chromosome 5, Lsat_Salinas_v11, whole genome shotgun sequence genome harbors these coding sequences:
- the LOC111894351 gene encoding hydroxyproline O-galactosyltransferase GALT6 isoform X1 has translation MKRTKLDGFMSFRQKRWIQFLIGVGILYLLLMVNFEVPFLFKSVTQEKDAEQSSRNTLFFTDGLSKESLVLDSEEESPIRPLKVPHYAPSNPRRVGKIREFKALSNLKFDVDFVNTKPGFGGIQTSAKEAFLVGKSFWEEVESPSKNNITEGIKNQTIESCPGSITLSGSGFQKKGNIIVLPCGMTLGSHITLVGRPRKAHFEQDPKISLLKQGEVSQFMMELQGLKTVDGEDPPRILHFNPRLKGDWSGKPVIEQNTCYRMQWGIAHRCEGWKSRVEEETVDGKVKCEKWVRDDDGHLEDSKSSWWLKRVIGRTKVPFDWPFPFVEGKLFVLTLSVGLEGYHVYVDGRHITSFPYRTGFALEDATGLALKGDIDVHTILAASLPSAHPSFTPQKHLEMSQKWKAPPHPSGPIDLFIGILSSGNHFAERMAVRKSWMQHDLIKSSHVVARFFVALHARKEVNVELKKEADFFGDIVIVPYMDHYDLVVLKTVAICEYGVHTASAKYIMKCDDDTFVRVDIVLNEANKVSDGKSIYVGNINYYHQPLRYGKWAVTYEEWPGEDYPPYANGPGYVISSDIAEFIASEFEKHKLKLFKMEDVSMGMWVEQFNKKKPVDYVHSLKYCQFGCIEDYYTAHYQSPRQMVCLWNKLQLLGRPECCNMR, from the exons ATGAAACGGACTAAATTAGACGGGTTCATGTCTTTCAGACAGAAAAGATGGATTCAATTTCTGATCGGCGTAGGGATTTTGTATCTGCTGCTCATGGTCAATTTCGAAGTACCCTTCCTGTTCAAATCAGTTACTCAAGAAAAAGATGCAGAACAAAGTTCTAGAAATACCTTGTTCTTCACCGACGGATTGTCTAAGGAATCGTTAGTCTTAGACAGTGAAGAAGAATCCCCAATTCGACCTCTGAAAGTCCCCCATTATGCTCCATCAAATCCTAGGCGTGTTGGAAAAATCCGCGAATTCAAAGCTTTATCAAACTTGAAATTTGACGTCGACTTTGTAAACACTAAACCTGGATTTGGGGGAATTCAAACATCTGCAAAAGAAGCTTTTCTCGTAGGGAAGAGTTTCTGGGAAGAAGTTGAATCACCATCGAAAAACAACATAACAGAAGGTATCAAAAACCAAACTATCGAGAGTTGCCCTGGTTCGATTACGCTATCAGGTTCTGGTTTCCAAAAAAAGGGAAACATTATCGTGCTTCCTTGTGGGATGACATTGGGATCACATATAACTCTTGTCGGGAGACCTAGAAAGGCTCATTTTGAACAGGACCCAAAGATCTCATTGTTGAAACAGGGTGAGGTTTCACAGTTTATGATggagttgcagggtttgaaaactGTTGATGGAGAAGACCCACCAAGAATTTTGCATTTTAATCCTCGATTGAAGGGTGATTGGAGTGGAAAACCTGTGATTGAACAGAACACTTGTTACAGAATGCAATGGGGCATTGCTCATCGATGCGAGGGATGGAAGTCTAGGGTTGAAGAAGAGACTG TTGATGGTAAGGTGAAATGCGAGAAGTGGGTTCGTGATGATGATGGTCACCTCGAAGATTCAAAATCAAGTTGGTGGTTGAAGAGAGTGATAGGCCGAACCAAGGTGCCTTTTGATTGGCCCTTTCCCTTTGTAGAAGGGAAGCTATTTGTCCTCACTCTTAGCGTGGGTTTAGAGGGTTATCATGTCTATGTTGATGGCAGACACATCACTTCATTTCCTTATCGAACA GGATTTGCATTGGAGGATGCTACGGGTTTGGCTTTGAAAGGGGACATTGATGTCCACACTATACTTGCTGCCTCTCTTCCTTCTGCACATCCAAGTTTCACGCCCCAAAAACACCTTGAGATGTCCCAAAAATGGAAGGCGCCGCCTCATCCAAGTGGGCCCATCGATCTGTTTATTGGAATTCTTTCATCAGGAAATCATTTCGCCGAGCGAATGGCGGTTAGGAAGTCATGGATGCAACATGATCTCATCAAGTCTTCTCATGTCGTTGCTCGTTTCTTTGTGGCACTC CACGCAAGAAAAGAAGTGAATGTCGAGTTAAAGAAAGAAGCCGACTTCTTTGGCGATATCGTCATTGTACCTTACATGGATCATTACGACCTCGTTGTTTTGAAAACCGTTGCAATATGCGAATACGGG GTTCATACAGCTTCCGCAAAGTATATCATGAAATGTGACGATGACACGTTTGTTAGAGTCGACATTGTTTTAAACGAGGCAAACAAAGTAAGCGATGGCAAAAGCATATATGTGGGAAACATCAATTACTATCATCAACCTTTACGCTATGGGAAATGGGCTGTAACATATGAG GAATGGCCGGGAGAAGATTATCCACCATACGCAAACGGTCCGGGGTATGTTATATCATCGGATATTGCCGAGTTCATAGCATCGGAATTCGAGAAGCATAAATTGAAG TTGTTTAAGATGGAAGATGTGAGCATGGGAATGTGGGTCGAGCAATTCAACAAAAAGAAGCCGGTTGATTACGTTCATAGTTTGAAGTATTGCCAGTTTGGTTGCATAGAAGATTATTATACAGCACATTATCAATCTCCAAGACAAATGGTATGCTTGTGGAACAAATTGCAGCTTCTTGGACGACCAGAATGTTGTAACATGAGATAG
- the LOC111894351 gene encoding hydroxyproline O-galactosyltransferase GALT6 isoform X2 — protein MVNFEVPFLFKSVTQEKDAEQSSRNTLFFTDGLSKESLVLDSEEESPIRPLKVPHYAPSNPRRVGKIREFKALSNLKFDVDFVNTKPGFGGIQTSAKEAFLVGKSFWEEVESPSKNNITEGIKNQTIESCPGSITLSGSGFQKKGNIIVLPCGMTLGSHITLVGRPRKAHFEQDPKISLLKQGEVSQFMMELQGLKTVDGEDPPRILHFNPRLKGDWSGKPVIEQNTCYRMQWGIAHRCEGWKSRVEEETVDGKVKCEKWVRDDDGHLEDSKSSWWLKRVIGRTKVPFDWPFPFVEGKLFVLTLSVGLEGYHVYVDGRHITSFPYRTGFALEDATGLALKGDIDVHTILAASLPSAHPSFTPQKHLEMSQKWKAPPHPSGPIDLFIGILSSGNHFAERMAVRKSWMQHDLIKSSHVVARFFVALHARKEVNVELKKEADFFGDIVIVPYMDHYDLVVLKTVAICEYGVHTASAKYIMKCDDDTFVRVDIVLNEANKVSDGKSIYVGNINYYHQPLRYGKWAVTYEEWPGEDYPPYANGPGYVISSDIAEFIASEFEKHKLKLFKMEDVSMGMWVEQFNKKKPVDYVHSLKYCQFGCIEDYYTAHYQSPRQMVCLWNKLQLLGRPECCNMR, from the exons ATGGTCAATTTCGAAGTACCCTTCCTGTTCAAATCAGTTACTCAAGAAAAAGATGCAGAACAAAGTTCTAGAAATACCTTGTTCTTCACCGACGGATTGTCTAAGGAATCGTTAGTCTTAGACAGTGAAGAAGAATCCCCAATTCGACCTCTGAAAGTCCCCCATTATGCTCCATCAAATCCTAGGCGTGTTGGAAAAATCCGCGAATTCAAAGCTTTATCAAACTTGAAATTTGACGTCGACTTTGTAAACACTAAACCTGGATTTGGGGGAATTCAAACATCTGCAAAAGAAGCTTTTCTCGTAGGGAAGAGTTTCTGGGAAGAAGTTGAATCACCATCGAAAAACAACATAACAGAAGGTATCAAAAACCAAACTATCGAGAGTTGCCCTGGTTCGATTACGCTATCAGGTTCTGGTTTCCAAAAAAAGGGAAACATTATCGTGCTTCCTTGTGGGATGACATTGGGATCACATATAACTCTTGTCGGGAGACCTAGAAAGGCTCATTTTGAACAGGACCCAAAGATCTCATTGTTGAAACAGGGTGAGGTTTCACAGTTTATGATggagttgcagggtttgaaaactGTTGATGGAGAAGACCCACCAAGAATTTTGCATTTTAATCCTCGATTGAAGGGTGATTGGAGTGGAAAACCTGTGATTGAACAGAACACTTGTTACAGAATGCAATGGGGCATTGCTCATCGATGCGAGGGATGGAAGTCTAGGGTTGAAGAAGAGACTG TTGATGGTAAGGTGAAATGCGAGAAGTGGGTTCGTGATGATGATGGTCACCTCGAAGATTCAAAATCAAGTTGGTGGTTGAAGAGAGTGATAGGCCGAACCAAGGTGCCTTTTGATTGGCCCTTTCCCTTTGTAGAAGGGAAGCTATTTGTCCTCACTCTTAGCGTGGGTTTAGAGGGTTATCATGTCTATGTTGATGGCAGACACATCACTTCATTTCCTTATCGAACA GGATTTGCATTGGAGGATGCTACGGGTTTGGCTTTGAAAGGGGACATTGATGTCCACACTATACTTGCTGCCTCTCTTCCTTCTGCACATCCAAGTTTCACGCCCCAAAAACACCTTGAGATGTCCCAAAAATGGAAGGCGCCGCCTCATCCAAGTGGGCCCATCGATCTGTTTATTGGAATTCTTTCATCAGGAAATCATTTCGCCGAGCGAATGGCGGTTAGGAAGTCATGGATGCAACATGATCTCATCAAGTCTTCTCATGTCGTTGCTCGTTTCTTTGTGGCACTC CACGCAAGAAAAGAAGTGAATGTCGAGTTAAAGAAAGAAGCCGACTTCTTTGGCGATATCGTCATTGTACCTTACATGGATCATTACGACCTCGTTGTTTTGAAAACCGTTGCAATATGCGAATACGGG GTTCATACAGCTTCCGCAAAGTATATCATGAAATGTGACGATGACACGTTTGTTAGAGTCGACATTGTTTTAAACGAGGCAAACAAAGTAAGCGATGGCAAAAGCATATATGTGGGAAACATCAATTACTATCATCAACCTTTACGCTATGGGAAATGGGCTGTAACATATGAG GAATGGCCGGGAGAAGATTATCCACCATACGCAAACGGTCCGGGGTATGTTATATCATCGGATATTGCCGAGTTCATAGCATCGGAATTCGAGAAGCATAAATTGAAG TTGTTTAAGATGGAAGATGTGAGCATGGGAATGTGGGTCGAGCAATTCAACAAAAAGAAGCCGGTTGATTACGTTCATAGTTTGAAGTATTGCCAGTTTGGTTGCATAGAAGATTATTATACAGCACATTATCAATCTCCAAGACAAATGGTATGCTTGTGGAACAAATTGCAGCTTCTTGGACGACCAGAATGTTGTAACATGAGATAG